The segment GGAACAATTGATGTATCACATTGGTTATATTATAGCAGCGCTTTTCGGTGGTGTAATTGGCGTAAATATCGCTGGACCAGCAGAAGAATAAATGAGAAACTCTTTTCGTAAGTATTGTTACTTTTAAATCTTCGTCGTTGATATAGTAGAAGACGCAGTGACAATTCTTTTTCAAACTTTTGATGAGAGCACGGATTCGCTCTGGAAACACATTCTGCTGGTGTTCCAATTACTCACGCTAAATTGCATTAGTAATCAATATTCAAAATATCAAATGGCGATTATAGCAAATAGTAATTGCGTCGTCTTTTATATCGGCAAGAATCTTTTAGAAAACTGCAAATGACAAGAGGACAGTGCTGATTGCGCTGTCCTCTTTTCCTATTTATGATTTAACTTCCCGAATTGCTGAACGGTCATATGTAAGTTTAATCCCGTCACTGGATGCGATAATTACAGTTTGCTCATCAATCGCATGAATTACACCATGAAAGCCACCAATTGTAATGACAGAATCCCCTTTTTGAAGATCTGATTGCATTTGCCTAACCTGCTTTTGCCTCTTTTGCTGTGGACGGATTAGCAGGAAGTAAAAAATGACGAACATTAAAATAATCGGTGATAATGATATTAGCATTTCCATTTCGTTTCCCTCCCTTCCAAATCATTGCTTCCTAAAAATTCTTTGCACCGGGCTGGTTAAAACCATATTGTTCAAAGAATTCCTCTTTAAAGTCACCAAGTCGATCCTCGCTTATCGCAATTCGTACTTGCTCCATTAATTTTAACAGAAAATACAAGTTATGATAAGTAGTAAGTCTGAATCCGAATGTTTCATTACATTTTATTAAATGACGGATATAAGCACGGGAATAATTTTTACATGCATAACAGTCACAATTTGCGTCAATGGGACCAAAATCTCGTGCATATTTTGCATTCCTTACGACCAATCTTCCGTTTGATGTCATGCATGTCCCATTCCGGGCAATTCTGGTTGGCAGCACACAATCAAACATATCAATACCACGGATAGCTCCGTCTATCAATGAATCTGGTGAGCCTACTCCCATTAAGTATCGTGGTTTATTTGTAGGCAATAATGGTGTGGTAAACTCCAGCATTCGATTCATCACATCTTTTGGTTCACCAACGGAAAGTCCTCCAATGGCATATCCCGGCAGGTCCAACGAAGATAGGTCGCGTGCGCTTTGCTTTCTTAGTTCTTCATACTCACCACCTTGAATAATGCCAAATAGACCTTGATCTTGCTTGCGACCGTGGGCTTCAAGGGATCTTTCTGCCCAGCGGGATGTTCTTTCTACAGAGGCCTTCATATAATCATATGTCGCCGGGTACGGAGGACATTCATCAAACGCCATCATAATATCAGATCCAAGTGCGTTTTGTATTTGCATTGCTTTTTCGGGTGATAAAAACAGCTTCTCCCCGTTTATATGGTTACGGAAATGAACCCCTTCTTCCTTAATTTCGCGCATATCACTTAAACTAAAAACCTGAAAGCCACCTGAATCCGTTAGAATCGCCCCATCCCAATTCATAAACCGATGCAAACCACCTGCTTCCTGTATGATATCCTCACCAGGACGCAGCCATAAATGATATGTGTTGGAAAGAATAATGTTCGCGTTCATTTCCTCCAATTCTTCCGGGCTCATCGTTTTAACAGTCGCTAATGTCCCAACAGGCATAAATGTAGGTGTATCAAACGATCCATGTGGTGTGTGAACGCGTCCAAGCCTCGCTCCTGTTTGTTTACATGTCTTAATAAATTCATATGTTATAGGTGTCATATTATTCATTTCCTCTGCTATAAAATTAACATCGCATCTCCAAAGCTGAAAAATCGGTATCGTTCTTTAACAGCTTGTCTATATGCGGCGAGTATCGTTTCTTTATCGGACAGAGCACTGACAAGCATAATTAGTGAAGACTTTGGCAGATGGAAATTTGTAATTAACCCATCAATTCCTTGAAATTCATATGGTGGATAAATGAATATATCTGTCCAGCCGCTTGACTCCACAAATACGCCTTGATTGTCACGCGCAATGGTTTCAAGTGTTCTCGTTGATGTCGTCCCAACAGAAATGACTCTTCCATTGTTTGCCTTCACATTGTTAAGGGTTTCTGCGGTTTCTTTCGACATATGATAAAATTCAGCATGCATTTTATGATCATCAATATTCTCTGCACTCACCGGTCGAAATGTGCCCAGGCCCACATGCAGTGTGATAAAGACAATTTCTACTCCCATGGCTTTTATTTCATCCAGTAGTTTTTCCGTAAAATGCAAGCCAGCTGTTGGAGCGGCTGCTGAACCTTCTTCTTTTGCATAAACGGTCTGATACCGTTCTTGTTCAGGTAACTTCTCTTTTATATATGGCGGCAGTGGCATTTCACCAAGCTCATCTAGTACTTCATAAAAAATTCCATCATAGGAAAATTCTAGTATGCGGCCGCCGTGTTCTTTAAACCCGGTACAGAGTGCTTTTAGTTTACCTTCCCCGAAAGTGATTTCGGTGCCAATTTTTATTTTTTTTGCCGGTTTAGCCAAGACTTCCCAGCTGTCTTTTTCATTTTGGTGTAGGAGCAATATCTCTACATTCGCTCCCGTATCATTTTTTACGCCATACAACCTTGCAGGAAGGACACGGGTATCATTTAGAACAAGGCAATCCCCATGTTTGAAATATCCTTTGATATCTGTAAAATGCGCATGGTTTATTTGATTTGTATCCCTGTTTAAAACGAGTAAACGTGAGGCTGCTCGGTCCTTTAAGGGAGTCTGTGCAATTAATTCTTCTGGTAAATCAAAATCAAATTCTTCTATATTCATGATGATGAAACTCCTTTACAACTTAACGAAACCTTCCAATGATGAAAAAGGTAAGTGTCAAAATAATACTTACAACAATAGAGGTCATAATCGGAAAATGAAAAGAGAAATCCCCTTTTCTGAAGCTAATATCACCTGGCAACCTTCCAATAAATGTCCATATAACACCGATAATTACAAGAGCAATACCTAATATTATAAACAGCTTGCCGATATTCATTGCCCACCATCCATTTTTATTCCAAAGTGTTCATAAGCCTTAGGTGTTGCAATTCTGCCTCTAGGTGTGCGCTGCATAAAGCCAATTTGCAGCAAATATGGCTCATATACATCTTCAATCGTTTGCGATTCTTCGCCGATTGTGGCTGCAAGCGTATCTAATCCTACCGGACGACCCTTAAAGCCTTCAATAAGTCCTTTTAAAAGCT is part of the Virgibacillus sp. NKC19-16 genome and harbors:
- the yajC gene encoding preprotein translocase subunit YajC; protein product: MEMLISLSPIILMFVIFYFLLIRPQQKRQKQVRQMQSDLQKGDSVITIGGFHGVIHAIDEQTVIIASSDGIKLTYDRSAIREVKS
- the tgt gene encoding tRNA guanosine(34) transglycosylase Tgt, with protein sequence MTPITYEFIKTCKQTGARLGRVHTPHGSFDTPTFMPVGTLATVKTMSPEELEEMNANIILSNTYHLWLRPGEDIIQEAGGLHRFMNWDGAILTDSGGFQVFSLSDMREIKEEGVHFRNHINGEKLFLSPEKAMQIQNALGSDIMMAFDECPPYPATYDYMKASVERTSRWAERSLEAHGRKQDQGLFGIIQGGEYEELRKQSARDLSSLDLPGYAIGGLSVGEPKDVMNRMLEFTTPLLPTNKPRYLMGVGSPDSLIDGAIRGIDMFDCVLPTRIARNGTCMTSNGRLVVRNAKYARDFGPIDANCDCYACKNYSRAYIRHLIKCNETFGFRLTTYHNLYFLLKLMEQVRIAISEDRLGDFKEEFFEQYGFNQPGAKNF
- the queA gene encoding tRNA preQ1(34) S-adenosylmethionine ribosyltransferase-isomerase QueA; the protein is MNIEEFDFDLPEELIAQTPLKDRAASRLLVLNRDTNQINHAHFTDIKGYFKHGDCLVLNDTRVLPARLYGVKNDTGANVEILLLHQNEKDSWEVLAKPAKKIKIGTEITFGEGKLKALCTGFKEHGGRILEFSYDGIFYEVLDELGEMPLPPYIKEKLPEQERYQTVYAKEEGSAAAPTAGLHFTEKLLDEIKAMGVEIVFITLHVGLGTFRPVSAENIDDHKMHAEFYHMSKETAETLNNVKANNGRVISVGTTSTRTLETIARDNQGVFVESSGWTDIFIYPPYEFQGIDGLITNFHLPKSSLIMLVSALSDKETILAAYRQAVKERYRFFSFGDAMLIL
- a CDS encoding DUF2905 domain-containing protein, whose amino-acid sequence is MNIGKLFIILGIALVIIGVIWTFIGRLPGDISFRKGDFSFHFPIMTSIVVSIILTLTFFIIGRFR